A single Mustelus asterias chromosome 4, sMusAst1.hap1.1, whole genome shotgun sequence DNA region contains:
- the atmin gene encoding ATM interactor has product MAACAVGGRERERPPPDNGQRPHTLPLPTATDAAAASGQAPSCQIIRPSVSELSREVRTNILCTVKGCGKILPNRPALGMHLVKSHRVQDCSINPTVRKDLKSSVQKLYCCPIEGCPRGPNRPFSQFALVKQHFMKIHAEKKYKCDKCNNSYGTEWDLKRHTEDCGRIFQCTCGCPYASRPALLSHIYRTGHEIPAEHRDPPRKKRKSEWLNQNHLSQVAKEKQEVQMVQDPTEMNKRTCTKNPCGDNGINQTPAPAKHIQKLLLPKPRVALVKLPVMHFTHLPVLLSSGTSMDNSVKSIVVAVDNPGSILSTMHILPTSVGTLASTMEMKGLNFKGALPLSKVANVMMVEPVSTAVQVNMDSGFANNQGLSSLGDLGQKNKFNSMNVQTDISYLAQNTAPESLTMCCSTENTVSACAQTDLSFSAQVLLPVSVQTQTFEPDAKVTTSISAQTDSFSQSCFPLCGVSRKTQTSLVNSAHDKSSTVQALINTNNHEDIFDHSLVSSYGVCRQTQTTFSLDAMDMDQRHDDLLQNSKSAVDFHIQSTLLQQNLMTDNQTQTINLFNDLENILSESIAGHSLENRGLLSDAINASGESMTSSQTQSAGIDFDIEEFLSASNIQTQTEENEFGALQTESALESLDIETQTDFLFSDHPVQAYNGRGQSNYLGLEMFDTHTQTDFNFLMDSSPHLPLDSILKQSSFSLSAEPSGTKTQTDMCCRNNFSNAPESHVRLNCAETQTTSSSFENLGSLFFTSNETQTVMDDFLLADMAWNTMESHFSSVETQTCDEIFSLFRNAGKSSD; this is encoded by the exons ATGGCGGCGTGTGCAGTaggagggcgagagagggagaggccgcCTCCGGACAATGGCCAGAGGCCGCACACGCTGCCCCTTCCGACCGCCACTGACGCCGCCGCCGCTAGCGGCCAAGCCCCGAGCTGCCAGATCATTAGGCCGTCGGTGAGTGAGCTGAGCCGGGAGGTGAGGACCAATATCCTGTGCACGGTGAAGGGTTGCGGCAAAATCCTGCCCAACCGGCCGGCCCTCGGCATGCACCTGGTCAAATCGCACAGGGTGCAG GATTGCAGCATTAATCCAACTgttaggaaagatctgaagtcTTCTGTTCAGAAACTTTATTGCTGCCCCATTGAAGGTTGCCCAAGAGGACCGAACAGACCATTTTCCCAGTTTGCTCTCGTTAAGCAG CACTTTATGAAAATTCATGCTGAAAAGAAATACAAGTGTGACAAATGTAATAACTCGTACGGCACAGAATGGGACTTAAAACGACACACTGAGGATTGTGGAAGAATCTTTCAGTGCACTTGTGGGTGCCCTTATGCCAGCAgaccagcactgctgtctcacatttaCAGAACTGGACATGAAATCCCTGCTGAGCATCG GGATCCGCCACGGAAGAAGAGGAAAAGTGAGTGGTTAAATCAGAATCACTTGAGCCAGGTAGCAAAAGAGAAGCAGGAAGTCCAGATGGTCCAAGATCCAACAGAGATGAACAAGAGAACCTGCACCAAAAACCCCTGCGGAGATAACGGCATTAATCAGACTCCAGCTCCTGCAAAACACATTCAGAAATTGTTATTACCAAAGCCCAGGGTTGCACTTGTTAAACTTCCTGTTATGCACTTCACACATCTACCAGTTCTTTTATCTTCAGGCACTTCCATGGATAATTCTGTAAAGTCTATTGTTGTTGCAGTTGACAATCCAGGATCTATTCTGAGCACAATGCATATTTTGCCCACATCAGTGGGAACTCTGGCATCAACTATGGAGATGAAAGGGTTGAACTTTAAAggcgctctgcctctctccaaaGTGGCTAATGTCATGATGGTTGAGCCAGTCAGCACTGCAGtgcaagtcaacatggattcgggTTTTGCCAACAATCAAGGATTGTCATCACTTGGGGACCTGGGCCAAAAGAATAAATTTAACTCCATGAATGTTCAGACTGACATATCATACCTTGCACAGAACACGGCACCAGAATCTCTAACTATGTGCTGCTCTACAGAGAACACTGTGTCAGCTTGTGCGCAGACTGATCTTAGTTTCAGTGCTCAAGTGTTGCTACCTGTAAGTGTTCAGACGCAAACATTCGAACCTGACGCCAAAGTCACTACGTCCATAAGTGCACAGACAGATTCCTTTAGCCAGTCTTGTTTTCCATTGTGTGGTGTTTCTCGGAAAACGCAAACTAGTTTGGTAAATTCTGCCCACGATAAAAGTTCTACAGTTCAGGCACTAATTAATACAAATAATCATGAAGACATTTTTGACCATTCTTTAGTTTCCTCCTACGGTGTTTGTAGACAGACTCAAACTACTTTTTCCCTGGATGCCATGGACATGGACCAAAGACATGACGATCTTTTGCAGAACTCTAAGTCAGCTGTTGATTTTCACATTCAGTCCACTTTACTTCAACAGAACCTGATGACTGACAATCAAACACAGACAATTAACCTGTTTAATGACTTGGAAAATATCCTGTCTGAAAGCATAGCTGGTCATTCATTAGAGAACCGTGGTCTTTTATCTGATGCCATCAATGCCTCTGGTGAGAGTATGACAAGCAGTCAGACACAAAGTGCGGGTATTGACTTTGATATTGAAGAGTTTTTATCTGCAAGCAACATACAAACACAGACAGAAGAAAATGAATTTGGTGCTTTGCAGACAGAATCTGCCTTAGAATCACTGGATATTGAGACTCAGACAGATTTCTTGTTTTCCGACCACCCCGTTCAGGCATACAATGGCAGGGGACAGTCCAATTATTTAGGCCTAGAAATgtttgacacacacactcaaacggaCTTCAACTTCTTAATGGACAGCAGTCCACATCTACCTCTAGACAGTATTTTGAAACAGTCCAGCTTCTCCCTCAGTGCAGAGCCTTCTGGTACCAAAACCCAGACTGATATGTGTTGCAGAAATAATTTCAGTAATGCCCCGGAGAGCCATGTCCGACTGAACTGCGCTGAAACACAGACAACCAGCAGCTCCTTTGAAAACCTGGGCAGTCTATTCTTCACGAGCAATGAAACACAGACTGTAATGGATGACTTTCTCCTGGCTGATATGGCATGGAACACAATGGAATCTCATTTCAGCTCGGTTGAGACACAAACATGTGACGAGATCTTTTCCTTATTTCGAAATGCTGGTAAAAGCAGCGACTGA